TATAACACTATTAATCATTAACCCAGATATCCCCCAGTGAATATGCCCAAACTGTGGAAATTCACACATCTTAAAAGGCCTCAGTGGGGGGCTTAGTCCTGAAATGGCCTAGTCCTATCCGGCAGGACAGGCAGGGCAGAAGGGCAGAGCAGCGAAGGGACAAGACAAGGTGGGATCCAGTCGTACTGTGCAACTAGCCGAACAAGAAGGGTAGCTGATAACCAGTGTCAATTGAGAGGACCATGGGGCCAGGAAGGTACCATCTCTGGTACACCTAAGGGGCTTAGGGGCCGCCCTGTGAGGAAGGTGCACAGAGGCGCAGAGACGGTTCTGGGCCGCCCCATGGAACACAACGGGTGAGGTGAAGGACCCTCTAACTCAGCTGGTGCAGGGCCGCTGGGGCCCATCCGTTGGCACTGAGTATGATGCCGGAGGCTGGCCTAGGCTGGAGATGGAGACTTGCCTTCTGCGGCGGATGAATGTGGCACGCCGGCCACAACTGTCGGTAGCAGCTCAGTGGATGCGGCTGAGGCTGGTGATTCTTTCAGCACTGCTATGGTGGAGCAGGTGGGGAACCCTGGGTGAGGCTCATCAGGGATCTGGAGGCAAGGGCCGGCTGGGCACCAGAGACAGGATCAGTTGGTTCCCCAAGTGCCAGGGCCGGAAACTCAGGGCCTGATAGGGCAGGGAACTTGGAACCTGCTACTAAGACTGCAAGCCAGGTATGGCGGGAGGCTGCGAACCTAGCTGAGCAGGGAACTTGTAGCCTAGCGCTACTATAGGCGCTGGGCACAGACTGAGGCTGGGGGCTGCGAACTGGCTAGGGGCAGGGACTGCACACCCAGAGGAGCAGATAACTCAGAGCCTAGTGGGACAGGAGACCCAGGGCCTAGAACTAGGGCAGGGGGTTTGGCGTGTAGCACTGAGGGAACTGACTGCTTTCCGACTGAGGCTGGAGGCTGCGGACCAACTGAGGGGAGAGACTGCAGACCTAGTGGGGCAGAGAACCTATAGCCTGGACTGAGGGCCGACTAGAGCTGGAGACAGCAAAACTAGAACGGCTTAGGGCTGGGAGTATAGTGCTAATAACTTTGGGCCTGACAGGGAATGCGACTCTGGACCTGAGAGGGAAACTGACTCTGAACCTGAGAGGGAGAACGACTCTGAAACTAACAGGGAAACTGACTCTGAACCTGAGAGGGAGAACGACTCTGAAACTAACAGGGATACTGACTCTGGACCTGACAGGGAAACTGACTCTGGACCTGCCAGGGAAACTGACTCTGGACCTGCCAGGGAAACTGACTCTGGACCTGCCAGGGAAACTGACTCTGGACCTGCCAGGGAAACTGACTCTGGACCTGCCAGGGAAACTGACTCTGGACCTGCCAGGGAAACTGACTCTGGACCTGCCAGGGATACTGACTCTGGAACTGACAGGGATACTGACTCTGGACCTGACAGGGATACTGACTCTGGACCTGCAATCTGAACAGGACAGGAGACTCCAGGGTTCAGTTCTaggctctctcctcttctctctatacaccaagtcactcggctctgtcatatcctcacatggtctctcttatcattgctatgcggatgacactcaactacttttctccttcaccccttctgacacccaggtggcgacacgtgtgcctggcagatatctcaacttggatgtcggcccaccacctcaactTCAACATCGACAAGATGGAagtgctcttcctcccagggaagtcCTGTCCGCTCAAAGACCTCTTCATCACAGTTGACAGctccacagtgtcgccctcccagagtgcaaagaaccttggcatgaccctggacaacaccctgtcgttctctgcaaacatcaaagcagtgaccctctcctgcaggttcatgctctacaacatctgtagagtacgaccctacctcccacaggaagcggcgcaggtcctaatccaggcacttgtcctctcccgtctggactactgcaactcgctgttggctgggctcccagcttgtgccatcaaacccctgcaacttattcagaacgctgcagcccgcctggttttcccaagttctctcacataaccctgctcctccgcacactccactggcttccagttgaagcttgcatccactacaagaccatggggCATAtctacggaacagcaagaggaactgctccttcctaccttcaggctatgctcaaaccctacaccccaacctgagcactccgttctgccacccgctcagcccagtccaaactCCACTTCGGTTGGCATTGTCTGAGAATGCCCACAGGTACGCCTACataattttacttttttttacatCAGACAATCTCCAGTAAGAATGCAAAAATTCCAGGCAATATCGTCCTATAACACTGCTGTCCACCAAATGCTCAAATTATATTCACGTATAGTTTGCTATGGAAAGCATATTCAGCCAAAATCATATCAAGCCAagatgatagctagctagctataacgtTGGCTCATTGATTGTGATATAGTATAGCTTATTTGTTGGGATATACTTTAATGTCAAATCGAATAATTAGCCATCTAACAAGCTATAGGCATGCATGATGTATCAGCTTTTACAATAGCATCACAACTAATTTTCATATGAAGGATTTGCAAAACTTTTTTTATCGTCCGCTTGAAGTTTCAGGTGATGTAAAATGTAGTATGCACTGGGATCAAGCTAAGCTAACTGCAAGCTAACTAGCTATATCCACACTAACGTTAGGGGTTGCAACGATTTCCAAATAGACTTAGTACTGTGTTATGTCCTGCATACAGGATCTCTTCGGGTTTGCACTGCCTCATTATCTTTCTCATTAATTTCAGGGTCAAACTCTggctcatacagtgccttcggaaaggattcagaccccttggctttttccacattttgttacgttccagccttattctaaaattgatttttctttaaaatcctcagcaatctacacacaataccccataatgacaaagcgaaaactggtttttagaaatatttgctataatataatacaaaataaataccttatttacataagtattcagaccctttgttatgagactggaaattgagctcaggtgcatcctgtttccattgatcatccttgagatgtttctaaaacttgattggagtcgacctgtggaaaggcacacacctgtctatataaggtcccacagttgacagtgcatgtcagagcaaaaacaaagccatgaggttgaaggaattgtccgtagagctccgagacaggattgtgtcgagacagatctggaagggtaccaacacatttccaagaacttgatggtcactctgacagagctctagagttcttctgtggagatgggagaaccttccagaaggacaaccatctctgcagcactccaccaatcaggcctttatggtagagtggccagacggaagacatgacagcctgcttggagtttgccaaaaggcacctaaagactctcagaccatgagaaacaagattatctggtttgatgaaaccaagactcaactatttggcctgaatgccaagcgtcacatctggaggaaacatggcaccatccctacactGTAGGggtgttttcagcggcagggagactagtcaggatcgaggcaaaaatgaacggagcaatgtacagagagatcctacacctgctccagagcgctcaggacagactggggcgaaggttcaccttccaacaggaaaacgaccctaaacacacagccaagacaacacaggagtgacttcgggacaagtctctgaatatccttgagtggcccagccagagcccggacttgaacccggtctaacatctctggagagacctgaaaatagctgtgcagcaacgctccccatccaacttgacagagcttgaggggctctgcagagaagaatgggagaaactccccaaatacagcttgtagcgtcatacccaagaagacttgaggctgtaattgcaagtggcgcagtggtctaaggcactgcatctcagtgcttgaggcgtcactacagaccccctggttcgattccaggctgtatcacaaccggccgtgattgggagtcccatagggcggcacacaattggcccagcgtcgtccgggtttggccggtgtaggccgtcattgtaaataagaatttgttcttaactgacttgcctagttaaataaaggttaaaaacatgattttttttaaagatgCTTTAACAAAGttttgagtaaagggtctgaaacctaatgtaaatgtgatattttgtaAAAAAGTAAATAacataaattagcaaaaatttcaaattgactgtttttgctttgtcatgatggggtattgtgtgtagagtgatgaggattttttaaatcaattttagaataaggctgtaacctaacaaaatggggaaaaagtcaaggggtctgaatactttcagaaggcactgtacatgaaaGGCTGGCTGTATACTACCTTTCTCCAATGCTGGGCTAACATTACAGTTGCTTTTCTGATTAAGTAGCCATGTGGTGAATTTGTTTTGGTTTGCCTCAGCCAATCAGAAGTAAGAAACCTTCAAATGTATAATGTTATCCCCACGACCATACCTTTCTCCAAGTGTGTTTCCAGGAGAGATTCTGGCTTCAGTAAAAGCTGTTTTTAAAATACTTATTGACGAGtatgatattttttttttaaatggcatGTAACAGCTTGATGATACTTCAAGATCATTGTTTATTGAAGTCAAGTGAAACTAAAATGGCTGGGGTGAACCTTCAAGTTCGCTGACTCGATGAGATAGGGTGGGTAATAAATAAAAGGGGGAATAGAGTGAAGAAATGCCTAAACAGTCAAATAGGAAGGCTGTAGGAGCAATAGCGCTTGATCCATTAtcctcattattattattagtaatatGGTTTAAATGACCTTAAAAATAAATGTACCCTCAGCATTTATGTGCTCTATACTACAGTATGTACCAAAAAAGGAAGAGGGTATGTACAAAAAATGCATTCTATAATCTAGATCTTCACAAAAATGAATCATGGCATGTAGGCCAAGTTCTCCCTGGGAGATAAATTCAGTAGCGTAAACGGAGGGGGACAGCCATAAAAAAAACTTTACAAATAATAAGGATTTGTGTCGTAGCATTGCTATATGGGACTGGTCTTCTATCCTAAACAGTAGTACGAAAAAAATTGTAGAGAAATAGCTTCCAATTTATATTGCTATGTTTACCCCATATAGCGATGCAATGCGCTGTAAACCCACAAGGAAGCAGCCCCAGTCTGAATGACATTTATATATTGTCATACAGACTGTTCATTAATTGGCAATGTGTCATCATTGGCTAAACGTCCTGGACCATAGGcaatataataataacaaaatCCAATGTTCAgcaatgatgataataataataaatataataataatattaataatagtgTTAATTCTACCCAATTGAGGGGGTGTCCTCATAATTGTCTTATGCGGAGGGCAGAATCACAGCCACAGGCTAGGCTAGATCTGTCGGCTCGTCCCCTTATCTGTCTTGGGCTTGATGTGCTTCTCAAAGAAGTCTTGAGCCTCCTTGGCAGTGGAAAACGTGTGTGTTGTATTCTGGAAGGTCAATATGAATTTTGCCGAGTGGATAAATCCGCATCTCAGGTTTAGCTTGCGTAGCTGGAATCTGACCTTGTTGTAGGTCGCCCTCTGTTTCAGCAGAGTACTCGGTACTCAgatctgggtagatgctgatcctcTTCTCCGCATAGGTCAGAGTCCCCGATTCTGCTGCAAGGCGAACAATTTGCCATTTGTCTTCAAAACTGTGGATTCATACAATCATACACCAAGATCCGTTGCGGAGAGGACCCTTGCGGTGTGCAATGTTCATCAGCGGCATGGGACCCAGCTTCTCCTGCCCAAACAGTTAATAGAAAAGATTGCTCATGAAGGAAGTTGGGTTTCCCACTTCCACACcagttttaatttaatttaagggAAGGATTTTCGAGTGATTCTGATTCTGTTCTTTGTTAAGAGATTGATTTCCCCTTCTAGCTTAGTTCACGCTGTTTCCATATCACATTGGCCGCTGTCTCCAAACTTTCCACTCTAGCTGAGTAGGTATCCACTTTAGAAGTGAGCAGTGCAAGCGATTAATTTACCGGTTTTAATTGCAAGTTGAGGGTAGAGGTAATTTCCTCACGAACAATCTCTCAGATAGTAGTGGCCAACTCTTTCTGTTGTTGGGTGTTGAGAGCCGCCATGTTCCCACAGGTGAATTGTGAACGGACAGAATATGCCAGCTGGGGGAGCGAAATAGACCTGCTATTGTTCCTTGTAATACAGTGAATGTCCCACACCTTAATATGGTGTTATATGTTAACAATCATTTGAAATTAAGTCTGTTAATTCATAAGTTATTTTACAAAAGAAAGCCACAAGAAAGTCACACGTTTCAATGCATGCCACCAGAACCGGTGCTGAGCACTCTCATAACAAATTAGGGCACATACATTTTGAAATGTCAGCCCTGTTCACCTGTGATTTAGTGGTTTATCCATTCTGTAATTTATGGAAACCACCAGAGTGATGACAGTCCGAGGACTCACCTTTGGCACTCCCAGCCACTCGTCAGCCTGCTGCATGGCCTCTTTGGCATTGTCTACCCACTGTACCTCGTCCCAGCTCTCCCAGTCTGGGCACTGCAGgtagggagaaagacagggaaTCAAAATCAGGTTCTGGACTATATAAGCTATAGGAAGTATCCGTTGTCAAGTAACAATAAAGCAGGATGTTGTTTTCATGAATACACTAATAGTTCACCTGGGGCCAGTCCGTCCACCAGTGCTCCCAGAGCCTTGGCATTCTGCCAGTCCTGGCTGAAGTTGGTGATAGGCAGTTCGGGCACCTTGTCCTGGATATACCCCAGCAGCCTAAGCTCAGGGGTCTGTTTCTTGGTCTTGTCCTGGCCCCCATCCTCcagtagaggagaagagatggagtagTGTAGGATCAGGGTACACACCAACCCTAGAACCAGCGTCATATTCCCATCTACTATGGCTTTACTGTCTGTAGGGGCAACACTATATTATACCCAATTACTTTGTAATTACTAAGCTGTACACGGTAACTGCAGGTGGGGTACATAAAACAATGACTGAACTGAATCATAGGAAACTGGCCAAATTGTTTCAAGTCAGTTAAAGTATAGCTACTGTATAGTTACAAGTAATGGCACCtagaaataaaaaatacatactGTATTGGTGTAATGCAACCCCATGCAACCTTATGTAAAGCGTGACCAAAAAGTGTAACATTATTTAATTAACTTCATCCTCAGACTGAACTTCATCACTGAGCCTTTCACCATCTTACTCACCTATAGACACCATCTTGACATTCTCCTGGTCCAGAAACTCCAGCCCCAAAGAGACATTATCCAGCCTCATCTGCCTGAAGGTGAGCCTGGTGTGGTACTTCCTGAACATCTTCTTCTGGCTCAAGACCTCCAGCAGAGCAATGAGAGTCAGCCTGTTGTTCAGGTCAAACTAGAGGTCACCTATAAACCTGTTCACTCACTTCAGGTGCTCATTGCACCACTGTGTGAAGGTGTTATTCTGGATCTTCTTCCATGGTGCATCGTCTGCCAGGTTACAATTGTCTTTTGTTTATAATCtgatctgtctgtccctctgtagTGCTGTGAGCTTTTAAAGGAGGGTTAGATGTGGCATATGAGAAGCCATAGCCTCACAGAGTTCAAGAGTTTTCGTTGGAGGGGAGGGACAAAGTCTCCCCCTCCCTGTTTTCTTAACAAAACATTGTCCAAACCGTtagcatttacagtgagggagtACAATGCACGGAGGAAAAACAGTCCCTCTGACATATCTACCCAGTGTCATCATCATATGGAGTCTTTTTATGGAGAAAGAAGGGTATCAGACACTCATTTTGATGACCTCACTGGGATGGAAATGTATTGATTCTTATGGATGGAGGTCAGTAAGACTATCCCTCGGGTGTAAAGCTGATCCCCAACCGGGGGACCTATGACTAACATCCAGGCCTAACTTAATATACTACACCCCCTGCCTATGTTGACGTTATTCGTTATGTGTATCAGGATAAGACTTATATTACACATATTCTTTTGATGGGCTAGCAACATCTCACATTAGGTTTCCGGTGTAGCAAAATGGGCTTGTGTCATTGAGATGGATGACGccattatggtgtgtgtgtgctgctgtaTGTTATTGAAAAATCTTGACTCTACACACCATTGCACAATACTGAAACAAGATAGTCCTCTAAATGCCAAACACATGTCCAAGTTTAAGGTACTTTTCGCTGCTTCTTCAGAAAGCACCTTTCTGATTATCAAAAGTATGGTAATACCGATCAGAAATGTCTGGAGTAGGTCAAACAACCTGGCATGATACATAGTGTCTATATGGCAAAATCAACAACTGCTCAACATGACTCAAATGCCATACTGTAGACATTAAGATTTCATACAGTCAATGAGAGGTTTCTACCATGCTGTGTGTAGGATAACAACCCAAACTTAGCATGTCTAATGTCTAATATGTGGTACTACTGTATATCAGGGTAATGGAGAAAAAGTATAATGATCATGAGATTTAGAATGTTTAATTGAGGTCACACATGCAGTACATTTTAGAGCAAATAGTTCAACTTAAAACTCAATTAACTATATTATCACTTTCCATATCTttacaatatacagtacattttgCACTATTATTTATATTGGAAAAAGCAATGCTTGAATTACAGTATATTTTGCAGAGAAGTTAATTGGATGATAATTCAATTGATCCTAGAGGTTTAAAATGCATGCAAACATTGATTCTAAGGTAGGCCTACTGAATAGTTAGCAGTTTATGGGCTCAAGATCAGCATTAATCTCTAGGTGTTCCTTTACCCTTTTTACCACAATTATGAGTGTATGAAAATGATCTAAGATCATTCACCATGTATTCACACATAGCCTAGGCGTTGCAATGCAGAAAATTAAAAtaagtaaaataaataaagtgaTGCGGGCAGTTGGACCTCGAAGGCTAGAAGGTTCTTCTGCAGTAATATTATACTGCAGAAGAACCTACAGTATAATATTAGAGTCCTAATGTAAAACATAAAGAAGAAAACAAATGTATGAGTTCCTGATATTATAACTTTAGGAAGATTGAAGTTGTCTTCTATTGTACAATGTATTTGACATTCACTTCTCTAATTTCTCTCTAGTTAAACTATATAAGTATTTAACTAAAGGGCTCTCCTTGCTACAACATCTGAACATCAGTAAATAACTGAACAGATTAGGAGGAAATGGGTTTAGTGTACAGAAGTCTGACCATATGTACGTATGTGTGCATGTTTGTACTCATATAtgtatccttgtgtgtgtgtgtgtctgtgtgtcacacTCAGGTCCTGGTGTAGAGCACGGCAGCAGTCATAGTCGCTACCATGGCAACTGCATGAGGCACCCAGACGATCCACCCACTCTGAAATAGTGACATAAACAGAAACACTGACATCAGCACTGTCTGATAGCCTGCTTTAGCCCTTTAACAGCACCTGATTGGCCAAAGCTGTCATTGAATGCAGAGAGAGCAATGACGGTTAAAAGCACCATCTTCACATAGAGAAAGACGGGAAAAAAATCAGCCCATAGAAAGAGAGATTCTTTAGATATTAATGATCTAGGCAAGACAGGAATATGTCAGATGTTGCACTGTCTGATTAGAAATGTTAGATCTGTCATGGGGAGCCACCACTATTTCCCACAATATTTCTAAGGAATGAGACACTCTTGAATTTTGAGACAGATTTGAGATTGTTTCCATGCAGTGTGCTGAAAGAGATGAACAATGTGAGATGTAGGCCGGGTTGACCTTTGTACCACAATGTGCCAAAGCACCAATACAACAAAACCAGGATAAGGCTGATGAGTATGGCTTGGACATGCAGCAATAGGGAGGTCTAAAGGAGGGAAGGGATATCACAGTAACATAAATAGTTGGGAATGGGTGAAGTTGACCCCAGGAGAGAGGGTCAACTCATGAAATATATTGATATTGGTACATAAAATACACAACACAATATGTCTCTGACCATATTCTAACAGACTACAAGCGTGTCCAAGCGAGTCTAAATCTAGAAGCAACAGTCAAGGGTAGGGGTGGACTGAGATAAGAATTCAACCCTGGCATTTTAGCTGTGGGGAAGATAAATGGAACAAAAATGGCATGGAtggaactacagtgccttcagaaagtattcacaccccttgacatattgttgtgatacagcctgaattcaaaattgattaaatagattttttttctctcacccatctacacacaataccccataatgacaaagtgaaaacaggttttcagaaatttttgcaaatgtattgacatTTTaacacagaaatatcacatttacatacagtaccagtcaaaagtttagacacacctactcatttaaggggttttctttatttttactatgttctacattgtagaataatagtggaaacattaaaaccatgaaataacatatatggaatcatgtagtaaccaaaaaagtgttaaacaaatcaaaatatattttatattcttcaaagtagccaccctttgtcttgatgacagctttgcacactcttggcattctctcaaccagcttcatgaggaatgctttttcaactgtcttgaaggagttcccacatatgctgagcacttgttggctgctcttccttcattctgcggtccaactcatccaaaaccatctcaattgggttgaggtcgggtgattgtgggtgccaggtcatctgatgcagcactccatcactctccttcttggtcaaatagcccttacacagcctggaggtgtgttttgggtcattgtcctgttgaaaaacaaatgatagtcccactaagcccaaaccagatgggatggcgtatcgctgcagaatgctgtgggagccatgctggttaagtgtgcattgaattctaaataaatcacagacagtgtcaccagcaaaacacctccacaccatcacacctcctccttcgtgcttcacggtgggaaccatgcatgcggagatcatccgttcacctactctgcgtctcacaaagacacggcggttggaaccaaaaatcttgaatttggtctcatcagaccaaaggacagatttccaccggtctaatgtccattgctcgtgtttcttggcccaagcaagaagtctcttcttcttactggtgtcctttaaATCAAatcttatcaaatcaaattttattggccacatgcgccgaatacaacaggtgcagacattacagtgaaatgcttacttacagcccttaaccaacagtgcatttatttttaacaaaaaagtaaaaataaaaacaacaacaaaaaaagtgtttagaaaaaaagagcagaagtaaaataaaataacagtagggaggctatatatacaggggggtaccggtgcagagtcaatgtgcgggggcaccggctagttgaggtagttgaagtaatatgtacatgtgggtagagttaaagtgactatgcataaataattaacagagtagcagcggatgggatggggggg
This portion of the Coregonus clupeaformis isolate EN_2021a chromosome 24, ASM2061545v1, whole genome shotgun sequence genome encodes:
- the LOC121537305 gene encoding filamin-B-like, with amino-acid sequence MFRKYHTRLTFRQMRLDNVSLGLEFLDQENVKMVSIDSKAIVDGNMTLVLGLVCTLILHYSISSPLLEDGGQDKTKKQTPELRLLGYIQDKVPELPITNFSQDWQNAKALGALVDGLAPVPRLGELGRGTVGRQCQRGHAAG